A genomic segment from Drosophila willistoni isolate 14030-0811.24 chromosome 2L unlocalized genomic scaffold, UCI_dwil_1.1 Seg168, whole genome shotgun sequence encodes:
- the LOC6652390 gene encoding ras-like GTP-binding protein Rho1, which produces MTTIRKKLVIVGDGACGKTCLLIVFSKDQFPEVYVPTVFENYVADIEVDGKQVELALWDTAGQEDYDRLRPLSYPDTDVILMCFSVDSPDSLENIPEKWTPEVKHFCPNVPIILVGNKKDLRNDPNTIRDLAKMKQEPVKPQEGRAMAEKINAFAYLECSAKSKEGVRDVFETATRAALQVKKRKKTRCLLL; this is translated from the exons ATGACGACGATCCGCAAGAAACTGGTAATTGTTGGCGATGGTGCCTGCGGTAAAACCTGCCTACTAATTGTCTTTAGCAAAGATCAATTTCCCGAGGTTTATGTGCCAACTGTATTTGAAAACTATGTTGCTGACATTGAAGTTGACGGCAAGCAG GTGGAGTTGGCTCTTTGGGATACAGCTGGACAAGAAGACTATGATAGACTGCGACCGCTGAGTTACCCCGATACTGATGTAATTCTGATGTGTTTTTCGGTGGATTCACCTGATTCCTTAGAGAATATTCCTGAGAAATGGACGCCAGAG gTTAAACATTTTTGTCCAAACGTTCCAATCATTTTGGtgggaaataaaaaagatttgcGGAATGATCCAAACACAATTCGG GATCTCGCAAAGATGAAGCAAGAGCCGGTAAAGCCTCAAGAGGGACGCGCCATGGCTGAAAAAATTAATGCCTTTGCCTATTTGGAATGTTCGGCCAAATCCAAAGAAGGTGTGCGGGACGTATTTGAAACGGCAACCCGAGCTGCACTGCAAGTTAAAAAGAGGAAGAAGACCAGATGCCTTTTGCTCTAA
- the LOC26528915 gene encoding polynucleotide 5'-hydroxyl-kinase NOL9, translated as YCRRRYSRRCGDIFDRGHLVLEDFEQSGIDFKEDNHIIKNYKDKRRHVAAFYSDEEFLFLPKIFKLKQSKLILNLDGTKLNWSCESNSQKRKCCWENNCSISTAESKIRKIYVYGDKNEITKLNKREHVDPIDNTIQLAGEHSQKETIYYPFLYEVQNDFTELSVFENSPKGNQVLGVIKGDIEFYGTLLITLLSGQISINGFKAIKNQPLTIYSPRGINWVSIKTMKRKRYSTEDKINLEELSHFFSYMQLENIKDKYNYKEDAIVLFQRNTVAKNLVSIFNRNMAQNIFPQFHGTNRPHYQSEFLLSCLIQRASKANILQVPPVWAKLKLKKNSRMIVVGGKNVGKSTLVRFLINRHLHRFSRILLIDLDIGQPEVFIPQTISCTLINGPHLGPGFFFNKEPDRAYVVGDINIVMCAEQYVRAVKQLLEYVHKNSVYMEIPWLINTMGYNKGFGQELIAFLIKTIKPTDVVEISSSNRINNFNFPLEWKLLKHVKPIICMNEQLRAAKIKKYALHRLPTMVPHYDPEIWTMSSKDMRYSNLLARLSKCLKSNLNCFSGCQPFRASLQDLEIIHPNCKMADREELIAGMEANVVYLGKLTYRGLPECLGLAIVRAVDYVQNLVYLSPSLSVSALSQVNCIILAGELTLPTGFFKDQGPSVTNDVPFVFRLDGSKSSKAIQQIYCRPSSFFKQTAKRKKKQSTRH; from the exons TACTGCCGACGTCGGTATAGTCGACGATGCGGCGACATTTTCGACCGGGGACATTTGGTACTGGAGG ATTTTGAACAATCTGGAATTGATTTCAAGGAAGACAAccatataattaaaaattacaaag ATAAACGCCGTCATGTTGCTGCATTTTACTCTGATGAAgaatttctttttctgcccaaaatttttaaattaaagcaaagtaaacttattttaaatttggaTGGAACGAAGTTAAATTGGTCTTGTGAATCGAACAGTCAAAAAAGAAAGTGTTGTTGGGAAAATAATTGCTCCATATCTACTGCTGAATCGAAAATACGAAAAATCTATGTTTATGGagacaaaaatgaaatcactaaattaaataaaagggAACATGTGGACCCAATTGATAACACTATTCAGCTAGCTGGTGAACATTCGCAAAAAGAAACCATTTATTACCCGTTTTTGTACGAAGTACAAAATGACTTTACTGAACTAAGTGTGTTTGAAAATAGCCCAAAGGGGAACCAAGTTTTGGGTGTTATTAAAGGTGATATTGAATTTTATGGAACATTGTTAATTACACTCTTGTCGGGCCAAATATCTATTAACGGTTTTAAGGCTATTAAAAATCAACCACTGACAATTTACTCTCCCAGAGGCATCAATTGGGTATCCATAAAAACGATGAAAAGGAAGCGATACTCCACAGAAGACAAGATAAACCTCGAGGAGCTCAGTCATTTTTTTTCCTATATGCAGttggaaaatattaaagataAATATAATTACAAAGAGGATGCCATAGTGCTGTTTCAAAGAAATACTGTAGCTAAGAATCTTGTTTCAATCTTTAATAGAAATATGgctcaaaatatttttcctcAATTTCACGGCACAAATCGTCCGCATTACCAAAGTGAATTTTTGCTTAGTTGTCTAATTCAAAGGGCCAgcaaagcaaatattttgcaaGTGCCGCCTGTGTGGGCAAAATTAAAACTTAAGAAAAATAGCCGAATGATTGTGGTAGGGGGCAAAAATGTTGGCAAATCCACACTGGTGCGTTTTTTAATCAATCGTCATTTACATCGATTCTCACGGATTTTGTTAATTGATTTGGACATTGGACAACCTGAAGTATTCATTCCTCAAACAATATCATGCACCCTTATTAACGGACCCCACTTGGGTCcgggatttttttttaacaaggAACCAGATAGAGCTTACGTCGTTGGAGATATAAATATTGTGATGTGTGCCGAACAATATGTTCGTGCTGTCAAACAGTTATTAGAGTACGTTCATAAAAATTCTGTGTATATGGAGATTCCATGGTTAATTAACACCATGGGCTATAATAAAGGATTTGGCCAAGAGCTTATTGCTTTTCTTATTAAAACAATCAAACCCACAGATGTGGTTGAAATCTCTAGTTCCAATagaataaataattttaattttccctTGGAATGGAAATTGTTGAAGCACGTAAAACCCATTATCTGCATGAACGAACAGTTAAGGGctgcgaaaataaaaaaatacgcTTTGCACCGATTACCCACGATGGTACCGCATTATGATCCTGAAATTTGGACAATGAGTTCAAAGGATATGCGTTACTCCAATTTATTAGCCAGGCTTAGCAAATGCCTAAAAAGTAATTTGAACTGTTTTTCTGGCTGCCAACCTTTTCGGGCCTCACTTCAAGATCTGGAAATTATACATCCCAATTGTAAAATGGCCGATCGTGAAGAGTTAATCGCAGGGATGGAAGCCAATGTAGTTTACTTGGGTAAATTAACATATAGAGGATTGCCAGAATGCCTGGGCTTAG CGATCGTTCGAGCCGTAGATTATGTTCAAAACCTTGTTTATCTCTCACCTTCCTTATCTGTTTCGGCTCTATCCCAAGTTAATTGTATAATTCTGGCAGGTGAACTTACTTTGCCGACTGGGTTTTTTAAAGATCAGGGTCCTTCTGTGACCAATGATGTTCCGTTTGTTTTTCGCTTAGATGGTTCGAAGTCTTCGAAAGCAATACAACAAATCTACTGCCGACCGTCTTCCTTTTTTAAACAAACAgcaaagcgaaaaaaaaaacaaagtacaCGCCACTAA
- the LOC26529746 gene encoding 39S ribosomal protein L34, mitochondrial isoform X2 translates to MLQNLLHRTCLFALNTVQSIVVRQKHTFDRTPLKPKVRCHFPKPREVKRTNVHGLDYRLPTTEGRHVLMRRILKGVYNLSH, encoded by the exons ATGCTTCAGAATCTACTTCACAG GACGTGTCTGTTTGCTTTAAACACGGTACAAAGTATAGTTGTGCGTCAAAAGCACACTTTTGATCGGACTCCACTCAAGCCAAAG GTCCGATGTCATTTTCCCAAACCTCGAGAAGTCAAACGAACCAACGTCCATGGCTTGGATTACCGTCTACCGACAACTGAGGGAAGGCATGTTCTAATGCGCCGTATTCTTAAAGGCGTATATAATCTGtcccattaa
- the LOC26529746 gene encoding 39S ribosomal protein L34, mitochondrial isoform X1, which yields MLQNLLHRFLQIRTCLFALNTVQSIVVRQKHTFDRTPLKPKVRCHFPKPREVKRTNVHGLDYRLPTTEGRHVLMRRILKGVYNLSH from the exons ATGCTTCAGAATCTACTTCACAG GTTCTTACAAATCAGGACGTGTCTGTTTGCTTTAAACACGGTACAAAGTATAGTTGTGCGTCAAAAGCACACTTTTGATCGGACTCCACTCAAGCCAAAG GTCCGATGTCATTTTCCCAAACCTCGAGAAGTCAAACGAACCAACGTCCATGGCTTGGATTACCGTCTACCGACAACTGAGGGAAGGCATGTTCTAATGCGCCGTATTCTTAAAGGCGTATATAATCTGtcccattaa